Proteins encoded within one genomic window of Hermetia illucens chromosome 2, iHerIll2.2.curated.20191125, whole genome shotgun sequence:
- the LOC119648455 gene encoding cuticle protein 16.5-like has product MKFIVVALAFIGAASAGFVAPAVGYAGYGYAGALAAPALGHAYAAPAFGHAIATPYAAAPAVAAVAPAVSYAAPAVAAPIVKSVYSAPVAASVAPAISYAAPAIAAAPVVKSFATVAPAVSYVAPVATAVAPAIAAAPVVKSAYVAPAVTAAVAPAFGHGYVAPAVSAYSAGFAAPAYTGYGYGIDAWKKKAAH; this is encoded by the exons ATG AAATTCATTGTTGTAGCTCTCGCTTTCATCGGTGCCGCTTCAGCCGGCTTCGTCGCCCCAGCTGTTGGCTATGCTGGTTACGGTTATGCCGGAGCCCTCGCTGCCCCAGCCCTTGGACACGCCTATGCTGCCCCAGCTTTCGGTCATGCTATCGCCACCCCATATGCCGCTGCCCCAGCCGTAGCCGCTGTTGCTCCAGCTGTTTCATATGCTGCCCCAGCTGTCGCTGCTCCAATCGTTAAGTCAGTCTACTCTGCTCCAGTTGCCGCCTCTGTTGCTCCAGCCATCTCATACGCTGCTCCAGCTATTGCTGCTGCTCCAGTCGTAAAATCCTTCGCCACTGTTGCCCCAGCTGTCTCATACGTTGCTCCAGTTGCCACCGCTGTTGCCCCAGCTATTGCTGCTGCTCCAGTTGTTAAGTCTGCCTACGTTGCCCCAGCTGTCACCGCCGCTGTTGCCCCAGCTTTCGGACACGGATACGTTGCCCCAGCTGTCTCAGCCTACTCTGCTGGTTTCGCCGCTCCAGCTTACACCGGTTACGGATACGGAATCGATGCCTGGAAGAAGAAGGCTGCTCATTAA